From Ptiloglossa arizonensis isolate GNS036 chromosome 14, iyPtiAriz1_principal, whole genome shotgun sequence, the proteins below share one genomic window:
- the Chb gene encoding CLIP-associating protein isoform X6, whose amino-acid sequence MNDAGILLSSSHRCLHRGLKKYPSIDKKIWDPSSKWILQWDNIVKHPGARARGCHCDIHKPPWLYPDLVGKSTDEPDRAIKSAPVKRSAAPPKRGQFGPARIPSSALGQAGAVDEETFLTAFEDVPSVNLFSAKDLEEQMKVIKDNVGDDKKDWKQRTESMKKLRSIVIAGGTNYENFLECLKNVQRPFEVACSDLRSQVVREACITLAFLSQHLKNKFASFGEAVLLTLMNLIQNSAKVVATAGAVAVRFILQNTHFSRFVPIITSCLNNKSKDIRRASCEYLNLILQTWPTQILQKHVQILQDTIKKGIADSDSEARAFARKSYWAFKDHFPEQAEALLNSLDTAYKRSLMSLSNSGSINSLNVVTRSASVSPRTSRPAMSAADRGTSGVRSTSAIDLQAAQRAKARMMYANISRQKASLPRPSKSPDTITVASPERTARTRTRMSGVSQSQPSSRSGSPSSRLSYATYNREGESLIARPRRLSGHGIRSTGNSREPSPQRFGMDRSFASKIRGRNLHMSPTDRPQSRPVMAQKMLQQSREAESALADALTFDNIDSYTRTPRVKGDHSDDSETSSICSERSMDSFRRPNDSFSWSGSQQRLYRDMWDQSIPKDIKDIIENCAHKHWGDRKEGLVGLQHFLSNGNTLTATELRKVTDIFTKMFMDSHTKVFSLFLDTLNELVATHSEDLGDWLYVLCARLMNKLGTDLLGSILAKIHKTLDVVRECFPGEQLLPAVMRYLTDPTQTPNSRVKLATLTFITQIAETAEPSALNNSAGSALARLLDWSNDVKSQEVRKHAQNAVISLYNLNPPKVTMILAELPKYYQEAALPLVQNHLRKSSGTSNPASPGTPPPRAQSSPARSKAKGDIDNADENLEEVYNASYRSLRRTTAEIQNYGFERLERATTSKDSGISNMADVEEKMEGLTLCNSGRSSSVSSPTQRGRSVTNITVNGSSDTIAGDLILPQENNGYKTHGSSPDSAKRPECLDNMIKTLQSKVSQTEEKVSALQEFQQYVREGDASYIKQNFKKLLKTLLDSLTNDNKKMQVEVLQTFIDMLKCPELVDSFSVYPELLILKVISVYKLDDQKQDSSSSSSNSRSSVIILWIAEKCAATIAMVLKPEQIIHLVSTIITTEPYPLNMGAIKMLHKVVEHWGRDAIEPHLSKVMPGLIKAYDDYESAVRKSAVFCMVAIHLAVGEEVLKPHLSCLYTSKLKLLNIYIQRAQQANSQPASPRSNSKN is encoded by the exons ATGAATGATGCTGGTATACTGCTGTCAAGCAGCCATCGCTGCTTGCATAGAGGATTAAAAAAATATCCTAGTATTGATAAAAAGATATGGGATCCAAGTAGTAAATGGATTCTTCAGTGGGATAATATTGTGAAGCATCCAGGTGCTAGAGCAAGAGGATGTCATTGTGACATTCACAAACCACCATGGCTATATCCAGACTTAG TTGGAAAGAGTACAGACGAGCCAGACAGAGCT ATTAAGTCTGCCCCCGTGAAAAGGTCAGCTGCTCCTCCAAAAAGAGGACAATTTGGACCTGCAAGAATTCCATCTTCTGCTTTAG GTCAGGCTGGTGCCGTTGATGAGGAGACTTTCCTTACAGCATTTGAAGATGTGCCATCGGTAAATTTGTTTTCAGCAAAGGATCTGGAAGAACAGATGAAAGTTATCAAAGATAACGTGGGTGATGACAAGAAAGATTGGAAACAAAGGACAGAAAGT ATGAAAAAGTTAAGATCTATTGTTATCGCGGGTGGTACAAATTACGAGAACTTCctagaatgtttgaaaaacgtgCAAAGACCGTTTGAAGTTGCTTGCTCCGATCTTAGGTCACAAGTTGTCAGGGAAGCGTGCATTACTTTAGCATTTCTTAGTcaacatttgaaaaataaatttgctAGTTTTGGAGAGGCAGTTTTACTCACCTTAATGAATCTCATACAAAATAGTGCCAAG GTTGTAGCAACTGCCGGTGCTGTGGCTGTGAGGTTTATTCTTCAAAATACACACTTCAGTCGTTTCGTGCCAATTATCACCTCGTGTTTAAATAACAAAAGTAAAGACATACGACGAGCTTCGTGCGAATATCTAAATCTAATTCTACAAACGTGGCCTACCCAGATATTGCAGAAACATGTACAAATATTACAAGACACGATTAAAAAGGGTATTGCAGATTCGGATTCAGAAGCTAGAGCTTTTGCTAGGAA aTCATATTGGGCATTTAAAGATCATTTTCCCGAGCAAGCAGAAGCGTTGCTCAACAGTCTTGACACTGCATACAAACGTTCGTTAATGTCTCTTAGCAATAGTGGTAGTATTAACAGTTTGAACGTAGTCACGAGATCAGCAAGTGTTAGTCCGAGAACTTCTAGACCAGCAATGAGTGCCGCAG ATCGCGGAACGTCAGGTGTTAGGTCCACTAGCGCTATAGATTTGCAAGCTGCACAAAGAGCAAAAGCCAGAATGATGTATGCAAATATCAGCAGACAGAAAGCTTCTCTCC CACGTCCTAGTAAATCACCAGACACCATAACGGTTGCTAGTCCAGAAAGAACTGCAAGAACACGAACGAGAATGTCCGGAGTGTCGCAATCTCAGC CCAGCAGTCGGTCGGGATCACCATCATCTAGGCTGAGTTACGCGACGTATAATCGTGAAGGAGAATCCTTGATTGCGAGACCCAGACGATTATCTGGACACGGAATCAGGAGTACCGGTAATAGCCGTGAACCCAGCCCACAGAGATTTGGAATGGATAGAAGTTTCGCAAGCAAAATACG GGGAAGAAATTTGCATATGTCTCCTACGGATAGACCTCAGTCTAGACCAGTCATGGCGCAAAAGATGTTGCAGCAATCACGCGAAGCGGAATCAGCATTAGCAGATGCGCTTACATTTGATAATATCGACAGTTATACAAGAACGCCAAGGGTAAAAGGTGACCACAGCGATGACAGTGAAACCAGTAGTATATGTTCAGAACGGAGCATGGATAGCTTCAGACGACCGAACGAC TCGTTCTCATGGAGTGGCTCTCAACAAAGACTGTATCGTGATATGTGGGATCAATCTATCCCGAAG gACATTAAGGACATTATTGAAAATTGTGCGCATAAACATTGGGGAGACAGGAAAGAAGGTTTAGTTGGATTGCAGCATTTTCTTTCAAATGGAAATACACTTACGGCGACGGAGTTACGAAAAGTGACGGATATTTTTACCAAAATGTTTATGGACTCTCATACAAAGGTCTTCAGTTTATTTTTGGACACATTAAACGAACTGGTAGCTACTCATAGCGAAGATCTTGGCGATTGGCTATACGTATTGTGTGCAAGACTCATGAACAAATTAGGCACTGATTTACTCGGGTCAATACTAGCAAAAATCCATAAGACACTCGATGTTGTCAG AGAATGTTTCCCAGGAGAACAACTTCTGCCTGCAGTGATGAGGTATCTGACAGATCCGACACAAACGCCGAATTCTCGTGTAAAACTAGCCACACTTACGTTTATTACGCAAATCGCAGAAACAGCAGAGCCGTCTGCACTTAATAATTCCGCTGGGTCAGCGCTGGCAAGGTTACTCGATTGGTCTAATGACGTTAAAAGCCAGGAAGTTAGAAAACATGCACAAAATGCTGTTATAtcattgtataatttaaatCCTCCGAAAGTGACTATGATATTGGCCGAGTTACCAAAGTATTATCAA GAGGCGGCGCTGCCATTAGTACAGAATCATTTAAGAAAATCCTCGGGTACAAGTAATCCAGCGTCACCTGGTACTCCACCTCCAAGAGCGCAAAGTTCTCCAGCTCGTTCAAAAGCTAAAGGCGATATTGACAATGCGGACGAGAACTTGGAGGAAGTTTATAA tgCTTCCTACAGATCATTGAGACGTACGACAGCAGAAATTCAGAATTACGGTTTCGAGCGTTTAGAACGAGCGACTACCAGCAAAGACAGTGGAATTAGTAATATGGCTGACGTAGAAGAGAAAATGGAAGGTCTCACGTTGTGTAATTCG GGTCGATCGTCTTCCGTTTCTTCGCCCACGCAAAGAGGACGGTCAGTAACAAATATTACGGTAAATGGTTCAAGCGATACGATTGCCGGAGATCTCATTTTACCTCAAGAAAATAACGGTTACAAAACGCATG GATCATCGCCCGATTCGGCAAAGAGGCCAGAATGTTTAGATAATATGATTAAAACGTTGCAATCCAAGGTGTCACAGACTGAAGAGAAAGTATCAGCTCTACAAGAGTTTCAGCAATATGTTCGAGAAGGAGATGCCTCgtatataaaacaaaattttaa gaAACTGCTCAAAACGTTATTAGATAGTTTGACTAATGATAACAAGAAAATGCAAGTAGAAGTACTACAAACATTTATCGATATGCTTAAGTGCCCAGAACTTGTAgacagtttttccgtttatccTGAACTTCTCATTCTGAAAGTAATTAGTGTGTACAAATTGGACGACCAGAAACAAGATTCTTCCAGCAGCAGCAGTAACTCGAGATCTTCagtaatt ATTCTTTGGATAGCAGAAAAATGTGCTGCAACAATAGCAATGGTTCTAAAACCAGAACAAATAATTCATTTAGTATCAACCATAATAACTACAGAACCGTATCCCCTAAACATGGGTGCAATTAAAATGCTGCACAAAGTAGTGGAACATTGGGGTCGAGATGCGATAGAGCCTCATTTGTCAAAAGTTATGCCTGGTCTCATTAag GCTTACGACGATTATGAAAGCGCGGTGCGCAAAAGTGCCGTGTTCTGCATGGTAGCGATACATTTGGCAGTCGGCGAAGAGGTCCTGAAGCCTCATCTCAGCTGTTTGTATACCAGTAAACTGAAGCTTTTAAATATCTACATTCAACGCGCGCAACAGGCAAACAGTCAGCCTGCGAGTCCACGTAGTAATAGCAAGAATTAA